The following are from one region of the Planctomycetota bacterium genome:
- the ligA gene encoding NAD-dependent DNA ligase LigA: MAEVPARIRDEAERLRKQIEHHNHCYYVLDRPEVSDAEYDRLFDRLARLEAEYPELVTPESPTQRVGGQPVAAFGTVRHTIPMLSLGKVTSEGELAEWWRRTADGLGGEPFEVVAEPKLDGLAVELVYEGGRLVLGSTRGDGETGEDVTQNLRTIKAIPVVLREERVKPPARIEVRGEVYMEKQRFAELNRRIEEAGQEPFANPRNAAAGSLRQLDPRITASRPLQIFLYGIGGLEGRSCETYEQELDLLEALGFRVVQPRATCRTLDEAIRFCQRMGEGRDAFAFEMDGVVLKVNRLDQQRRLGERSRSPRYSVAYKFAPRQATTIVRDIEVQVGRTGALTPVARLEPVRVGGVEVANATLHNQDEIDRKDVRIGDTVVVQRAGDVIPEVVGVVLEKRTGSERKFRMPENCPVCGARAQRPEGEVVARCINFGCPAQVKGRIEHFASRAAMDIEGLGTKLVDQLVEKGLVASPADLYDLTQEQLAGLERMGEKSARNLLNAIEASKTRPLARCLFALGIRHVGEHVADVLAQEFGSLEALLAADEARLASTHEIGPTLARSVREFLDNPSNLAAIERLRRAGVQFPPLPKRIEPATSAFAGKTFVFTGALQHLTREEAEALVRERGGRAASSVSKKTDYVVAGEAAGSKLAKARDLGVTVISEDEFRKLLANG, encoded by the coding sequence ATGGCCGAGGTCCCCGCCCGCATTCGTGATGAAGCCGAACGCCTTCGCAAGCAGATTGAGCATCACAACCACTGTTACTACGTCCTGGATAGGCCTGAGGTCAGCGACGCCGAGTATGATCGGCTGTTCGACCGGCTGGCCAGGTTGGAGGCCGAGTATCCGGAGCTGGTCACGCCCGAGTCCCCGACCCAGCGCGTAGGCGGCCAACCGGTCGCGGCGTTCGGCACGGTGCGCCACACGATCCCGATGCTGAGCCTCGGCAAGGTGACCAGCGAGGGCGAACTGGCGGAATGGTGGAGACGAACGGCCGACGGCCTGGGTGGTGAACCGTTCGAGGTGGTGGCCGAACCGAAGCTGGATGGCTTGGCGGTCGAACTGGTCTACGAGGGCGGCCGCCTCGTGCTGGGCTCCACGCGCGGCGACGGCGAGACGGGCGAGGACGTCACGCAGAACCTCCGCACCATCAAGGCGATTCCTGTGGTTCTGCGCGAGGAGCGCGTGAAGCCTCCGGCCCGGATCGAGGTCCGCGGCGAAGTGTACATGGAGAAGCAACGCTTCGCCGAGCTGAACCGCCGCATCGAGGAGGCGGGCCAGGAGCCGTTCGCCAACCCGCGGAACGCGGCGGCGGGCTCGCTCCGCCAACTCGACCCGCGCATTACCGCCTCACGGCCCCTTCAGATCTTCCTCTATGGGATCGGCGGGCTGGAGGGCAGATCCTGCGAGACCTATGAGCAGGAACTCGATCTTCTCGAGGCGCTGGGGTTTCGCGTCGTCCAACCCAGGGCGACTTGTCGGACGCTCGACGAGGCCATCCGCTTCTGCCAGCGGATGGGGGAGGGTCGAGACGCATTCGCGTTTGAGATGGACGGCGTGGTGCTGAAGGTCAATCGCCTGGACCAACAGCGGCGGCTGGGCGAGCGGTCGCGGAGCCCGCGGTACTCGGTGGCCTACAAGTTCGCGCCGCGCCAGGCCACCACCATTGTGCGCGACATCGAAGTCCAGGTCGGCCGCACGGGCGCCCTCACGCCTGTTGCGCGGCTCGAGCCCGTCCGGGTCGGCGGCGTGGAGGTCGCCAACGCCACCCTCCACAATCAGGACGAGATTGATCGCAAGGATGTGCGAATCGGCGACACTGTGGTCGTGCAGCGTGCAGGAGACGTGATCCCCGAGGTCGTTGGCGTGGTGTTGGAGAAGCGCACGGGTTCCGAACGGAAGTTCCGGATGCCCGAGAACTGCCCGGTCTGCGGCGCGAGGGCCCAGAGGCCGGAGGGCGAGGTCGTGGCGCGGTGCATCAACTTCGGCTGCCCGGCGCAGGTGAAGGGGCGGATCGAGCACTTCGCCTCGCGCGCGGCGATGGACATCGAGGGCCTGGGGACCAAGCTTGTGGACCAACTGGTGGAGAAGGGGCTGGTGGCCAGCCCCGCCGACCTCTATGACCTGACCCAAGAGCAACTGGCGGGCCTCGAGCGAATGGGCGAGAAGTCGGCCCGCAATCTCCTCAACGCCATCGAGGCATCGAAGACGAGGCCCCTCGCGCGCTGCCTGTTCGCCCTGGGAATCCGGCATGTGGGCGAACACGTCGCCGACGTGCTCGCCCAGGAGTTCGGCTCGCTGGAGGCCCTCCTCGCTGCCGACGAGGCCCGCCTGGCCAGCACGCACGAGATCGGCCCGACGCTGGCCCGCTCGGTCCGTGAATTCCTCGACAACCCGAGCAATCTGGCCGCCATCGAGCGGCTGCGCCGAGCCGGAGTGCAGTTCCCGCCGCTGCCCAAGCGGATCGAACCGGCAACAAGCGCCTTTGCGGGCAAGACCTTCGTGTTCACAGGCGCCCTTCAGCACCTGACCAGGGAGGAGGCGGAGGCGCTGGTGCGCGAGAGGGGAGGGCGGGCAGCCTCGAGCGTGAGCAAGAAGACCGACTATGTGGTGGCCGGCGAAGCCGCCGGCTCCAAGCTGGCCAAGGCTCGCGACCTGGGCGTCACGGTGATCAGCGAAGACGAGTTCCGCAAGCTCCTGGCCAACGGCTAG